Part of the Catalinimonas alkaloidigena genome is shown below.
ATGCCATGAAGGACTTTCTTCAGACTGGAGTTACTTCTAATAATAATGTCGCAGTGAGTGGAGGAAATGAAAAAGGTAGCTTCAGGGTATCCTATTCCAATATGCTTCATAAAGGCATGATTCCAAATTCTGATCTTTACAGAAATAACCTTTCTACGGATGTTGACTTTAGCATCACAGATAAGCTTACATTCCGTTCCAATGTTAATATTGGGCGTACACATTCCAACGATAGGCCAAGTACCGGTGACCGCAGGGCTAACCCCCTGGAAGCAGTATATGCTTCATCTTATGTTAATTACGATGAGATGAAGGATATCTGGGTAGATGGTCAGGAAGAGATACAACAGATCAGAACCGATGCGGGAGACAATCCTTACTTTGTTGCCTATGGCATTGAAAACGCATTTGTAAGAGATAGAATCTACGGAAACTTATCCCTGAATTACGATTTTACCGATAACTTTTCCCTCCAGGCACGCTACTCTTTAGATCGTGTCAATGAGAATAGAGAAACCAAGATTCCTTTCAGCTACAGCCGGGGAGCCAGAGGCGGGTACTTCTTAACAGATATCACATCTCAGGAATCAAATACTGATTTCCTCGCTACTTATAATACGGATGCGGGATTGTTTGACATCAACTTTTCGGTGGGCGGTAATATTATGAACCGTTACTACTTCAGTTCCAATATAGGTTCAGGAGGAAACAGAAACAATGGTTTAGTGATACCTGGAGTGTACAATGTTGGTAACATACCCTTGGATAATATTAGCGTGGGCAGCAATATTGCCGAAAAATCTATCTACAGCTTGTATGCTTTAGCATCAATAGGATTTCAGGATCAACTGTATCTGGATTTGACAGGTAGAAATGACTGGTCCAGTACTTTGCCTGAAAGCAATCGTTCTTACTTTTACCCTTCTGCTTCAGTCAGCTGGTTAGCGAATTATACCTTTGATATGCCGGAAGCTGTCTCCATGCTGAAAGTGAGAGCAGGTTGGGCGCAGGTAGGTAATGATACTGACCCGTATCGGCTTGAACCATCTTTGAGCACTGGCAATTATAATACGGTGACAACCGTGAGTGTGCCTTCCGGACTGCTGAACCCTGACTTAAAGCCAGAACAGGCTACTTCTATGGAAGCAGGCATAGATTTAAATATGTACAACAATAAAATCAGGTTCAGTGGTACTTATTACACCATCGATAACGAAAACCAGATTTTTGCTATCAACCTGCCTCAGTCTTCGGGCTTCAGTAGCAAGTTTATCAATGCAGGGCTTATCCGCAGTAAAGGATGGGAGTTTACGCTGGGTGCTACTCCAATAGAAAGAGATGGCTGGACCTGGAATGTGGATTTTAACTGGAGTAAGAACACCACAACCGTAGAAGAACTCAGTGAAAATTTAGACTTTATCACCTTATGGGGAGAAAACGGAGGGGGAGCTATCACCGGAGTAGGAGAGGAAATTGGAGATATCTATAGTGCTGGTTATGCCTATGTGAAAGATGAAAATTCTCCCTACTACCGCTGGCCGGTACTGAGTGAAAATGGAGGATGGATAGAGCTTTCCGGAAGAGAGAATATGCGTCATGTGGGTAACTTCAACCCTGACTTCCTGATGGGTATGCAGACTTCAGTAAGCTTCAAGAGATTTACGCTCGGTGCCAGTCTGGACTGGCGTAAAGGTGGAGAGTTTATGTCATTTACCTATCGTTATGGTGAGTCTGACTGGAAGTCGCAGCGTCAGTTAGACAACCTGATACCCGGTGGATTATATACTGCTGACGAGCTAATCGCCATGCTGAAATCTAATCCTGAAAAGTATATTATTCCCCAGGCAGGCAACTACCCAAGAGTAGGGGGGCATACTGCCGAGACCGGTGGTTTCCCGATAGATGCTGATGGTACTGACGGTGCTTTTGTCCCGGGTGTAATCCAAACATCTGGTGCGGATACTCCTGACGATTTCAGTGATGATGAATATGTGGAACATCTGGGCGGTCCGGGTACTAACGTATATCCAATCACCAATACCTATCCTTGGGATTTTAACGAGCAGGTTACCTTTGATGCTTCTTTTATTAAGTTGAGAGAACTTTCGCTCGCCTACCGAATTCCAGATTTAGGTAGAATCAGCAATGCTTCAATCGCGATCTATAGCAGAAATATTATGCTCTGGACAGCTGCTGATATTGGTATTGATCCTGAGCGAGCGTTTCAGGCACATAATGGTACGCAGGGAGATACTCAGAGTCAGTTCAGACAGGGTATGGAAAGACAGAACGTGATGCCCTGGAGCATGCCAATTGGTTTTAAGTTAAACTTCAACTTCTAACATGAACATTAAATCTTAAATGATGAAGAATATATTAGATATCAAAAAGACAATGATCGCACTGCTGGCACTCTTCGTCATCTCAGCATGCGATGATACGCTGAGCGAGATCAATGTAAATCCCAACGGAATTGATCCCTCTACTGCCAATCCTAACTTGCTGATGCCTGCGGTTTTAGCTCCCGCTGCACAGGATTATCTACAATTAGGTTTTGAAAACATGGCTGGCGCGGTACAGCATACACAGAAGGACGGCTGGTATTCGGCACATAACCATTACGCATGGAGTGCCTCGGACTGGAACGGTTGGTATGGCATGTTAAGAACCAACGATCTGATGGAAGAACGTGCAATAGAATTGGAATATCCCTTTTTTGAAGGTGTGGCGCTTACCATGAAATCATTTATTTATGGTAATGTCACTGACATCTGGGGGGATGCACCTTACACCAATGCGGTAAAAGGGGATGAGGGCGGTGAAGCCAATGAGTATCCTATATTTGATAGCCAGGAAGTGATTTACAACGGTATCCTGGCTGATCTTAAAACCGCCGCTGCCATCTTTGAAAATGCCGAAACCGATGTAGTCAACAGCTCGGCAGACCTTTACTTCGGAGGTGATGCGGAAATGTGGCAGCGTTTTGCGAATTCATTATTACTTAGGTATTATATGCGTGTTTCCGCAAAAATGCCGGATATGGCCCGGCAGGGCATTGAAGAGGTATACAATAGCGGCATGTATTTGCAGTCCGCTGATCAGGATGTGACACTGGATTATACCGGAGGGTCAGATGACGTATGGCCTTCAATTTATACAGATGTGGATGCGTTCACCAGATGGCAGGCCTGTGAAACCTTAGTGGATCAGATGGTAAGTACTGATGATCCCCGTATTTCTGTTTGGTTTGACCCTGTAGCAGTCCAGTGGGTAGCTGATCCGGACCTGTCAGTAGCAGTAGACAGCGTGATCAGAGCTGATGGTGAGTTTGTAGCCGATGGCTCAGTGACTTACACCTATCTGGAGTTTATGGATATGCGTGATACTAAATTCACCCGTCATTTTGATCCTGATGAGGTAACTTATGATACTGGATTGTATGTAGGTTTGCCTCCCGGATTAGTCTTGCCTGAGTCATACAATGGCAATCCTGATCCCGGTCAGGGCATTCGCAACCAGCATGTATCACAGCTCGCACCTATTTATGCCACAGCAGGTTCTCCTGGTGACATATTGAAAGCCAGAATTATTTCAGCTGCTGAAGTAAGCTTTATTCTTGCAGAAGCTGCGCTCAAAGGTTGGAACGTAGGGAGCGCGGAAGAACATTACAATAACGCCATTCAGCAGTCATTAAATACCTGGGGCAAAGGTGATGAATATGATGCCTTTATCGCCCAGCCCGGAGTTGCTTTTGACGGAACATTAGAACAACTTATTACCCAAAAATGGGTGGCTAGCTGGACAGCCGCTACTGAGGCATGGAATGATTACCGTAGAACTGGTTTCCCCGCCCTGGAGGTAGGGCCGGCTTCTGACCAACCTGTCGTTGCACTTCGTTATCCTTATGGAAATGATGAACTCAATAACAATACATCCAATGTGAACAGTGCTATTGACAGATTGGAAGTAACACAATACTCAGGCTCAGTCGGAGCTGATAGCCCCTGGTCTAAGATGTGGCTTCTTCAGGGCACCAATGCTCCCTGGTAATATCAGTTTAGAGAAATATATACACATAGAGAAGCGGAACAATCAGGTTTCGCTTCTCATGCTTTGAATGAGCTTTACATTTATTAAATTGAGGAAACCTAAACCCATATAATGATTATCAAACAAACATTTGTTCTATTACTCACTGTTCTGGCAATTGCTTCAAACCAACTACTAAAAGCGCAGCCCGGCTCCCCTTTTGTAGATAAAACTTCACCTACCTATAACCATGATCTTGCACTGAGGTTGGGCATGGATGTCAAGCTGCTTTTTCCCTCAGCAGAACCCGATAGAATCATACTGAACCTTGCTGATGACCCTTTGTCCTCTGTGGCGGTAAACTGGCGTAGCGATACTACTGTTTCTGAAGCTTATGTTGAAGTAGCTAAGGCTACACATGGGCCCCAGTTCACTCAAAATATTCGCCGGATCAATGCCAGTAGTGAAAGGTTAAGCGTTAGACCAGAAAATGAACCTGAAGTGCTTGCTCTTTATCATTCGGCAATGATGGATAATTTACAGGCTGGAGAAAAATATGTATACCGGGTAGGCTCTCCTGATCATTGGAGTGAATGGTTTCAGTTTGATCTGCCAGACCCAGAGCATGAGCCATTATCTTTTCTCTATTTTGGTGACGCTCAGAATGATGTCAAATCTATGTGGTCAAGGGTAATACGTGAAGCTTACAAAACGATGCCGGAGATTGACTTTATGTTGCATGCCGGTGACCTTATCAATGAACACAATCGTGACATAGAATGGGGAGGGTGGTTTCATGCCGGCTCATATATACATGCAACAGTTCCCAGTATCATGACGCCTGGCAATCATGAGTATGAAGATGTAGTGTTGGCGCCTCAGTGGAAACCTCAGTTTAACCTTCCTGCCAATGGACCGGTGGGACTTGAAGAAACCTGCTATCAGATTAACTTTCCAAATTTCAAGATCATCTCTCTGGATGCTGAACAGATTGACGAGTCTGAAAACTTCAGAAACGCGCAAAAGCAGTGGTTGGATTCTGTGCTTACCAATGACCCCAGAAAATGGACGGCCATCACCCTGCACTATCCCTTTTACTCCACCAAACCCAACCGTGACAATCAGGAGCTCAGGGAACATTTCAAGCCAATTGTTGATAAGCACAAGGTAGACATTGTCTTACAGGGACACGACCATGCGTATGGCAGAGGTATGGTAGAGAATGTGGCAACGGGTAGTCAGGTAGTATCTGAGTCATCGGGTACGATGTACGTCGTGTCTGTTTCCGGACCAAAAATGTATGAGGTCTCCAATGATCCCTGGATGGAAAGAAAAGCAGGATATACCCAACTTTTTCAGACCATCACCATTGAAGGAGATGAATTGCTTTATCAGGCTTTTACAGCAACGGGAGAACTATACGACGCTTTTCAATTATTGAAGGATGAAGGTAAACCCAACAAGCTGGTTAACAAAATTCCCGATACCCCTGAGAAAATTGAATAATTAAGCTAAACTTATAACATGATAGCCAAGGATAGCATATTCAATTATCCCCTTTATTTTTCACAAGATTACAACAACTGATTAAACTACAGAAACCTATGCAATGGAAATCATTTCTCTTACAACTGATGCTGTACATGCTGATTTTTGGCGCGTGCAATAGCCCTCAACAGCAAGCGCAGGACACTGAACAAACAGATGCCACCCAAATTGCAGCAGATCAAAGCTTACCTGTCAGTGATTTTATTTTTGGGGATGAACAGCCATTTCCTCAATGCCATGCCTCTACTTTGGTAAGGTTAGATGATGGTAATTTTTTGGTAGCCTGGTTTGGGGGTAAGCATGAAAAAAATGATGACGTAGGAATCTGGCTTTCTAAAGGTAGGCCGGGAAGTTGGAGCACGCCGGAAGAAGTAGCTAAAATTCGCGAAGACCCGCATTGGAATCCCGTACTTTTTAAAGATGAAAATGGTGAGGTATTTTTGTTCTTCAAAGTAGGCAAAGAAATAGATTACTGGGAGACCTGGCTGATAACCTCTACCGATGGAGGAGAAAGCTGGACCGAAGCAGAGGAGTTAGTGCCCGGAGATAAAGGAGGAAGAGGCCCGGTAAGAAATAAGCCTATCATACTGTCTAATGGTGACTGGCTGGCAGGAGCTTCGGACGAAAAAAATAAAGTGTGGAATGCTTTTGTTGACATCAGCACCGATGAGGGAAAAACCTGGGAAGCTTCTGAGTTTTTGGCACTAGACAGAGAGAATATTGCGGAAGAGGGAGTCATCCAACCTACATTGTGGGAGTCTGAACCGGGCATGGTGCACATGCTGCTCCGCAGTTCTGCAGGGATGATCTGCAGGAGTGACTCTGAAGATTATGGCAGAAGTTGGTCACCAATTTATAAAACTGATTTACCTAACCCCAATAGTGGCATAGATGTAAGCAAGTTGGATAATGGCACACTGGCGCTGGCCTACAACCGTGATGACGAAAACTGGGGAGCGAGAGCGCCATTGTCCGTTGCGCTATCTTTTGACAATGGTCAATCATGGCCACGCATGCTGGATATTGAAGAAGGTGGCGAGGAAGATGAGTTTTCCTATCCGGCAATTATCAGTTTCGGGGATACCGTAGCGGTGACCTATACCTGGCAAAGAGAGAAAATTGCCTTTTGGATGGGTACAGTGGATGAGATTCCATCCAGCCCCTTGGCATTTGAATCCCGCTGATCTATGAAAGTATCTGCGATGACAATGAAGTTGCTACTTGTTGCGATGGCATTGGGAACAGCCTGGGCGGTAAGGGGGCAATTTGGGCATGAACACGGTGCCGCATGGGCAGGAGGCATAGGTGTGTTGACAGTTTTGGTACTCGCCAAACGGGCGGACTGGTATAAAAAGTTACCCATAATAGTAGCGCTGGGGGCGATAGGCTGGGGGGTAGGAGGAATGATGAGTTATGGAATGGTTGTAGGCTACGGAAGGGGAGGAGACATGTTGAACGTAAGCTACGGTTTGCTGAGTCTGTTCATCATTGGAGGTCTCTATGGCTTCATCGGGGGAGGGATCACCGGACTTTCTCTGGCATCTACCCATGAAAAAAAAGTGTCCTGGGCATCTCTAATCACGCAGATGGTAGCTGGTGGCTATCTGATCTGGGGAATACTGATTTACCAGTTTGAATGGCTCATGACACCCCCTCGTTCTGAACTCTGGGCAGCCTGCCTGGGAGCGGCTTTGGCACTGGGGTGGTATGCCTATCGCAATCAATATCATAACAGTCTGAAAGTAGCACTATTTTCAGGATTAGGCGCGGGCTTTGGCTTTGCCTTTGGAAATTTTCTCCAGGTAGTGGGTTCCACAACTGATATTGCATTCAACTGGTGGAATGTGATGGAGTATAGCCTCGGTTTCTTTGGTGGACTCGGTATGGCTTACGGCATCTTCGCTGAAAAATGGTCTGAAAGTGCCCCTCCAGACCCATTGGCAAACCGATTAGGATGGATCTTCTTGGCCGTACTATTGCCGGTAATCAATCTCATTCAAGCTTTTGATTACGAGAAGCTTTTAGGAAGAGCAGAAAGAACAGGCGTTGCAGCGCCGGGTTCTTTGATCAACTTTCAGTACATACTTATCTGGGGAAGCCTGCTTGTATTTGGGAGCTTTCTACTCTTTTACTACCGCAAGAAAGTCAAAAATGTAAAAAGCTGGAGTGATCAGGATGGCTTACTCTTGTGCATGCTTTATCTGGCATGGTATATCATGCTAAGTAATATCATGGGAGCCAATTGGCTAAATGGGGGCGACTTAAAGGAGTATCTGTACTGGGCAAATCTGCTTCTGATTGGTCTGGGTATCAGCTTTAGTCTTAAAAAGAATGCGGAGTGGTCGGTTTCACCCCCTACTTTTCACCTTTGGTATCGCTACATCACAGGCGCTGTAGTAATTATTTTTATACTGAGTCTTATTCTGATCAATGTTCATACTGATCTGCCGGGCGCTCAAACCAGATTTGTGATATGGGAGTAGAATTCAGAGCACTAGATATTGTTACGCTGCTTATATACCTGGCAGCCATGGCAGGTTTAGGCTATTACTTTTCAAAAAAGAACAATAGCACTGAAGAATATTTTGTAGGAAACCGTTCCTTCAAAGGCTGGGTCATAGGACTATCAATGCTAAGTACATCCATCAGTTCTATAACCTTTCTGGCATTTCCGGCAGCGGCCTATACACTTGACTGGAGACAACTGATTTCTAATCTGATGCTCCCCCTGGCAGCGGTATTGGCAATTGTGGTATTTATCCCTTTTTTCCGTAGAGGAAAGCTCACTTCTGCCTTTGAATACCTGGGAGACCGTTTTGGTCCGGTCACACGTTTGTACGGTACGGTTA
Proteins encoded:
- a CDS encoding SusC/RagA family TonB-linked outer membrane protein produces the protein MKLFYLSIYIRRLLLLAAFSLPIQLFAQNLNSLGLTADASLPQDGVSHKVTLKKALTKIANQYQISLNYSEEEITRHKVSSDINFEASGNPEKALKDVLSGSGLEYKKIGKIDYVIRPVSPPNREKAVKPRDFLVHLGGQTPLPSINRAIRINVQGKVTGEGGEGLPGINVLEKGTSNGTITDVEGNFSLSVEGASSVLVFSSIGYQSQEVEVGDRQTFDIVLQTDLRELSEVVVTALGIEREERSLGYDVANVEGEELRQVSQENVLSSLAGRVPGVTINQTSGPGSSMSVIIRGATSLTTDNQPLFVVDGVPMSNSLNNISQNGDGNQVDYGNAISDINPDDIESINVLKGPSAAALYGTRAGNGVILITTKSGAKNQKLGVSFSTSNVFEQPTRLLDFHYKYANGQRNGVFNEGSAYWGGPNLDDGVTTVQWNSPVDENGVPIPTELKSYPNAMKDFLQTGVTSNNNVAVSGGNEKGSFRVSYSNMLHKGMIPNSDLYRNNLSTDVDFSITDKLTFRSNVNIGRTHSNDRPSTGDRRANPLEAVYASSYVNYDEMKDIWVDGQEEIQQIRTDAGDNPYFVAYGIENAFVRDRIYGNLSLNYDFTDNFSLQARYSLDRVNENRETKIPFSYSRGARGGYFLTDITSQESNTDFLATYNTDAGLFDINFSVGGNIMNRYYFSSNIGSGGNRNNGLVIPGVYNVGNIPLDNISVGSNIAEKSIYSLYALASIGFQDQLYLDLTGRNDWSSTLPESNRSYFYPSASVSWLANYTFDMPEAVSMLKVRAGWAQVGNDTDPYRLEPSLSTGNYNTVTTVSVPSGLLNPDLKPEQATSMEAGIDLNMYNNKIRFSGTYYTIDNENQIFAINLPQSSGFSSKFINAGLIRSKGWEFTLGATPIERDGWTWNVDFNWSKNTTTVEELSENLDFITLWGENGGGAITGVGEEIGDIYSAGYAYVKDENSPYYRWPVLSENGGWIELSGRENMRHVGNFNPDFLMGMQTSVSFKRFTLGASLDWRKGGEFMSFTYRYGESDWKSQRQLDNLIPGGLYTADELIAMLKSNPEKYIIPQAGNYPRVGGHTAETGGFPIDADGTDGAFVPGVIQTSGADTPDDFSDDEYVEHLGGPGTNVYPITNTYPWDFNEQVTFDASFIKLRELSLAYRIPDLGRISNASIAIYSRNIMLWTAADIGIDPERAFQAHNGTQGDTQSQFRQGMERQNVMPWSMPIGFKLNFNF
- a CDS encoding SusD/RagB family nutrient-binding outer membrane lipoprotein, which gives rise to MKNILDIKKTMIALLALFVISACDDTLSEINVNPNGIDPSTANPNLLMPAVLAPAAQDYLQLGFENMAGAVQHTQKDGWYSAHNHYAWSASDWNGWYGMLRTNDLMEERAIELEYPFFEGVALTMKSFIYGNVTDIWGDAPYTNAVKGDEGGEANEYPIFDSQEVIYNGILADLKTAAAIFENAETDVVNSSADLYFGGDAEMWQRFANSLLLRYYMRVSAKMPDMARQGIEEVYNSGMYLQSADQDVTLDYTGGSDDVWPSIYTDVDAFTRWQACETLVDQMVSTDDPRISVWFDPVAVQWVADPDLSVAVDSVIRADGEFVADGSVTYTYLEFMDMRDTKFTRHFDPDEVTYDTGLYVGLPPGLVLPESYNGNPDPGQGIRNQHVSQLAPIYATAGSPGDILKARIISAAEVSFILAEAALKGWNVGSAEEHYNNAIQQSLNTWGKGDEYDAFIAQPGVAFDGTLEQLITQKWVASWTAATEAWNDYRRTGFPALEVGPASDQPVVALRYPYGNDELNNNTSNVNSAIDRLEVTQYSGSVGADSPWSKMWLLQGTNAPW
- a CDS encoding purple acid phosphatase family protein, whose product is MIIKQTFVLLLTVLAIASNQLLKAQPGSPFVDKTSPTYNHDLALRLGMDVKLLFPSAEPDRIILNLADDPLSSVAVNWRSDTTVSEAYVEVAKATHGPQFTQNIRRINASSERLSVRPENEPEVLALYHSAMMDNLQAGEKYVYRVGSPDHWSEWFQFDLPDPEHEPLSFLYFGDAQNDVKSMWSRVIREAYKTMPEIDFMLHAGDLINEHNRDIEWGGWFHAGSYIHATVPSIMTPGNHEYEDVVLAPQWKPQFNLPANGPVGLEETCYQINFPNFKIISLDAEQIDESENFRNAQKQWLDSVLTNDPRKWTAITLHYPFYSTKPNRDNQELREHFKPIVDKHKVDIVLQGHDHAYGRGMVENVATGSQVVSESSGTMYVVSVSGPKMYEVSNDPWMERKAGYTQLFQTITIEGDELLYQAFTATGELYDAFQLLKDEGKPNKLVNKIPDTPEKIE
- a CDS encoding sialidase family protein, producing MQWKSFLLQLMLYMLIFGACNSPQQQAQDTEQTDATQIAADQSLPVSDFIFGDEQPFPQCHASTLVRLDDGNFLVAWFGGKHEKNDDVGIWLSKGRPGSWSTPEEVAKIREDPHWNPVLFKDENGEVFLFFKVGKEIDYWETWLITSTDGGESWTEAEELVPGDKGGRGPVRNKPIILSNGDWLAGASDEKNKVWNAFVDISTDEGKTWEASEFLALDRENIAEEGVIQPTLWESEPGMVHMLLRSSAGMICRSDSEDYGRSWSPIYKTDLPNPNSGIDVSKLDNGTLALAYNRDDENWGARAPLSVALSFDNGQSWPRMLDIEEGGEEDEFSYPAIISFGDTVAVTYTWQREKIAFWMGTVDEIPSSPLAFESR